A portion of the Penaeus monodon isolate SGIC_2016 chromosome 28, NSTDA_Pmon_1, whole genome shotgun sequence genome contains these proteins:
- the LOC119591503 gene encoding uncharacterized protein LOC119591503 (The sequence of the model RefSeq protein was modified relative to this genomic sequence to represent the inferred CDS: added 28 bases not found in genome assembly), with amino-acid sequence MQVRLSTTPRVQALLLLPLVLLAVATRVSAEAEETPSAAPEQRPRHRSATFIPNVFPDEESDVPSAGENTIGQSPCPRGESGAVCRQELASSTFNCTTDSCMQCRDECSTMEPSLWPVCCRDHFLCCRPLASACQQCDTPELFPFCGAAFKRCN; translated from the exons ATGCAAGTGAGACTGTCGACGACGCCCCGCGTGCAGGC GCCGTCGCCACCCGCGTCAGCGCCGAGGCAGAAGAAACTCCCAGCGCCGCCCCCGAGCAGCGGCCGAGACACCGCTCCGCCACATTCATCCCTAACGTGTTTCCCGACGAGGAGTCGGACGTTCCCTCTGCT GGCGAGAACACCATCGGCCAGAGTCCGTGTCCTCGGGGGGAGAGCGGCGCCGTATGCAGGCAGGAGCTGGCGTCGAGCACCTTCAACTGCACCACAG ACTCCTGCATGCAGTGCCGCGACGAATGCAGCACGATGGAGCCTTCTCTGTGGCCGGTGTGCTGCCGCGATCACTTCCTGTGTTGCCGCCCACTTGCCTCGGCCTGCCAGCAATGCGACACACCCGAGCTGTTCCCCTTCTGCGGCGCCGCCTTCAAACGTTGCAACTGA